A stretch of DNA from Pangasianodon hypophthalmus isolate fPanHyp1 chromosome 2, fPanHyp1.pri, whole genome shotgun sequence:
TCAAATAGAAGTGACTCGTGTAATATGTTTCCAGGGATAACATGTTAGAACCAGTCATTTCTACTTTTATGACTTTGCATGTCCACTaatgtaggggttaggggtcaCCATAGCCGATCATTGGTCCGATCATTGATtcggcacagtttttacgcccttcctgacacaaccctccccaattttatccgggcttgggactggcactgggagtgcgcTGTCTTGTGcaactccagtggctggggtcggttcaaACCCGGGCCACGGCGGTGAGAGCATGGTGGCCTAACCACTACCTCTGACAGCATTAAGGTTTGTCACTAATTGAAACTCTATCAAATTCTAATATAATCACAGAAGACAAATTGATgcataaacagaaagaaagaattttctGCTACTTATGTACAAAACTTAGTTTGACACATAATTTTTCAGCTTATTGATCATGTAGaaataatgtacaaaatattgTGCAATATCTGTTTAGTTGCATTCATTTCTGAACAGTATGGGATATACAAACATGACCAGAGGTGGGGCAGATGTTAGTTTGCATTTCTAAGCGCTAAATAaccatctcctcacagaaaacactGCAGCTTCCCTCTGAggtaagttgaatgcagcatttatTAGTGCATTCTGAGCAAGTATCACTGGTACTGCTGAAATAAGAAACCACacagatattatattttatatatatatatatatatagtgtgtgtgtgtgtgtgtgtgtgtgtgtgtgtgtgcaaaagtcttagacaccctattttttttttttttttttttagtacaaactttgttactacattattgattcagtacaaaaacattttagatttccaaacattaggtTTCCAGcgcaaaatgaaatgttacagaaaaatgtttgtatgtcagtaaagaaagcagcagattacataagagacacttttcagacaaaaaaaacataatgaaggctgctggtttttgctgcaaaaataagaagcgagtgcgacagtcaaagtctccagaagaactgtggctggttctgcaagaagctcagtaacacttacagctcatttccttataaaactgcacacattatACCAGAGAAATATTGAAttcatttcatgtttcatttattaatattcatttactgctctttatagtattttttaatgtagaaacatttaatttcattattttggaaggcatctttgctctacagcatttctttgcatgtgcctaagacttttgcacagtactgtatctatgtatgtatgtgtgtatatatatatatatatatatatctccataTATGCCTTCTGTTCTATTTAATACATGCCTAAATTATGTCCTTGTTTCTGTGTCATTCGCCAACAGCAACTGCCTAACCAGATTCTTCTAATTACTCACTCTTGGCTAATGAAAGCATTTCTGATATCTCTGTACAGCATCAAAGTGGTGTGTCATAATTTGCTTTGTATTTACTTAGGCATAATGGACCAGCTCAGTATGAACATACCAGAatggcttttttccccccacacacacacaccctatttTCCATCAACTTGGTGCAGATGGATTCTAATAGACCACATCCTATAAATGCTTGTGAATTTATGGCAGAAAACCCTGTGATGAAGGCATTTTAGCCAAATCAGTTGTTTTTATATCCAAGCCTTGTTTTAACTATACGAGCacgaaatgctttttttttttttttttttttataatgtatgtTATTTGCAAGTATGCTGCATGTCAAGAAATAAGAACAAGTACAGATCCAAGTACTATAGCTGTGGCCTTTTTGAGTTTAAAAAGATTGCCAGTAGTGTATACACATCCCAGTACTTGGCTGAGATTGTAAACAGGTTCAGTGCTTCTCATCTGTTTACGTTTGTACAATCTCAGATGCTGCCCCCAGATGACCCATGCATTGACGCATTTGTACGTTCTTTACTAAGCAGTGTTTAGGCTACCACATTACAAGTCAGATACAAGTCCCACAGGATTCAAAAGTGACTCATATATTTGGAATTACGAAGTGGCTTGACTTGCATCTGGGGCGTCTGAATTATTTATCACATTGGACTACAGTATGTTCAGTAAATACCTGCAATCTGGACAGTTTCCTTGTATTCCTAATAGCCTTTTTATTGTCACTGACACCACCTGCAAATTTACAACTGCTCTCTAATTCAAATAGGGTTTATTAACAGGTGCACAGTTACATCAGTTTAGTTTTATTCTTAGCAATAATCAGTTAGGAGACAATGATCATTTCACATAATTACAGATGCATAATTGTATTTGTCCAGTTGCTGTGGccactaattttattttaactccAAGTTAATTTCCCTTCATTCTGCGGCCTCATTTACTGCAACGATGACAAAGAATTCGCAGTGAATTAATGGTAATCACAACCTTAATGCCATGGAGAGAACACAAATGATCATGTACAATGGAAATGACTTAATGTTTGTGCTGCTGTTAACGGGTTGTACACGACCCAGTGTGCGGGTTTTAGTATTTACACAACAAGCTGGCAATCCAATAGGTTACaacatgtattatattatttctttataaatgaaaagattGACAAATGAGTTTATATAAGTGAACTGTTACAGTAGAACCACCAGTAGAGAATAAAACCtgatcatattttatatatcatatatcatattgTCAGTTAATGGTGAAGTAAAAACTACTCTGAAAAAGTagatttcttttaaatactctttttttttttcatttaggaGCCTTGATAGATCAAGTATTTGTCTAAATAACATCTATCCAGGCTATGAGATGCAAAATTCCAGGCATGGTGGGAAATCTTAATGAATGGTATACTTTTTCTTTCCAGTAATaagaatcatcatcatcatcatctttcattttagagaaaatgtaattattgtgaCCATTTGGTGGAGTTAAAAGTTTAAAGTGCAATCAATCAGGTACAAATAATGCAGATAGGTACTACAGGGGTGAAGACTAGGTGATACAGTTTTAAGCAGCACAAAATGTTTCGAAATCAAATTGACACTGTGTAATGTACAAGTATAAGTATAATCAGTTGCATACATTTGAAGATCTTTTTCCAGTCCATGctgcattaaaataaagtagttatttagcagtttttaataaataacctAATGCAGAAGAGTTAACTCCAGGGAATGTCATCATGCCATTTTCACAATGCAGACTATCCTTTCAGCTGTAGGTGTTAAAGTTTTCTGTGCACCAGTATGCAAGTCCAAACAGTCTTCATATCATCTTAGAGAAAGATCTCAGCAGCAGCATGAACAAATCCGAGTCTTTCCACTACGAGCACACTATAACCGCCTCGACGTCCTTGGAATATCTTCTGTCCGTGACGAGGAAGTTGATCATTCCCACGGATTTGATCAGCAGGTTACAGCCCAGGAAGAAGATGCCGAAGACCACGGTGAGCGCGAGCACGCACATCACAGCGACCTGCACCATGTTCGGGGCGAAGGAGCCGCGCTCGTGCGCGCCGCTCTGCGCCAAGCCGGAGTCTGTGACAGCTGAGGACCAAGTGCAGCACGCGGACACGGAGTCGGTGCCCCCGGCGTGGAACCCGCCGTCCGTGGCGTTGAACGCAGTCCAGTTCATGCTGGCTTTGcttgcttaaataaataaagcggaggaaaaaaaaatcttcttttttttcttagaaagtTATCGAAGCTTGGAGGAACTGGTCCTGCAGAGCTCGCGCGTGTAACCGGCAGCGGTGAAGCGCGCGCTCATTCTGGATGACAACAAATCTGTGTGACTGGGCTGAGTCCGAGCGCGTGCTAGTGGTCCGGGTGAGAGCGTCTCAGCTCCGGTGTGCAAGTGTCGCCCCCTATAGCAAGCATGTAACAGCCACTTTCCTCATGCTCTCTCATTTTTCAAAATCATTCCCACGTGAAAAATTCACCCTCGACTtcctggtttctttttttttttttttttttttttttttttttttttttttttttttttaatgcaggttttgtataacatttgttttttgtgaCCATATTAAACATGTAGGCACCACCATCAAAGAGCTCATTTCCCCTTCACTTTCCTGAACTCTTcacctttttttgtttcatttttattttttattaggaAATGCATATTTACTTCTTCTACCAGTAgacaaatgaacacatttaataaataacatccacccatccatccattcatccataccgcttatcctacacagggtcacagggagcctggagcctaccccaggggactcggggcacaaggcaggggacaccctggatggggtgcaaacccatcacagggcacaatagcacacacacacacacactcattcacacactacagacaatttggaaatgccaatcagcctacaacgcgtGTCTTTGGATTGGGGGAGGAAACCTGCGTACCCgtaggaaacccccaaagcacagggagaacatgcaaactctgcacacacagggcggatGCAGGACTCAAACCCGcagccctggaggtgcgaggcaacagtgctgaCCACCAAGACCCCTTAATAAATAACATAGAACAAGAATAGCATAGTGCTACAGCTATTCCTAATACAACCAGCAAcccaagaagaaaaaaaaaaagaacaacccaaacccctcccactccAGTTAGTATCGATAGAAAAAGAGgacaaacaaaggcaaaagaaaaattaattaattttaaaaaaggggtTCAATTAGGGGGTAGACACTGCAGAGAGTTAAAGTACCATCAACAGAGCCATCTTAATGAGTTCTTTACAGGATGTGCttagtaataaaagtaaataaaataatgtaaataaaatggttacAGTCAAGAGGAATAGTTCAGGGCAGAGCACTGTTTTccaaaaactaaagtaaagAACCCCAGATTTAATGCAATACATTCCTTTTCAGTTTGATTGCATAGGTAAGTCTTTCAATTGCTAAGCATGGAGAAAGATCTCTTAGAAGGACATCTTTCACTTTTCCTGTAGATGGCAACCAAGCGCTTCCTATAGCCTATAACAGACAGAGATTTGCTAACTTCTGTTCATGAGTTCTTAATGACAGTTTTAATGGGATGTAAAGATGTAAAGACAGGGATGCCCTTGCTAACAATTTTGGAAATTGTGCTCACTGTTTCTTTCCAGAAGTTTTGCAGGGGATTTGCCAAAATACAATGAAATACAGTGCACTTAtgagttttacattttatgcaGTGTCTAGGATAGCTTTTCAGGTGTTACACTGCCAATTACATTAAGTCTATTTTAATCAATGACAAAGATTGTTTCTTGGATTTTATCACGACATATTGCTTGTAGCCACACAGCTAAGGGCTGAAGGGtgtaaatgaacagaaatgaacagaatgaacagaaaatgtTCATTTGCATGCTCCAAAATCcgttctcagaagagtggaggatattataatagcaaagaagagactaaatctggaataggatgttcaacaagcacatatgggtgtgatggtcaggggtccaggtacttttggccatatagtgtatattgagACATCAGGCAGAGTTGGGACTGTTTAATttagcagcatttattttctagcTTTGAATGTGGCATGAAAGTATGGAAATTAAAGACCTAAACCAAGTGTCCCAAATGGCCAAACAAGTCATTAAAAATGGCTTTCAGTCAGTCTTAACAAAGCCATGCTACTTCCGAACATGACAGAAACATCTTTCCTTCACATGTAGATAGTTAACACCTCGAGGATTCAGAAATGTATCATGTGATTGGGGATTTGTTGGAAATGCCAAAAAGTCCCAGTTTATCCAACTCCACCTTTCTTTAAATCGTTTCAAAAGATACATATATCCTATAtactatatccacatttccaggtgaaaggtACAAACGATTAGGATACCAGCTCAAAGACAAAGGTACAAACTAATACCCTTTTTtcggagagtgtgtgtttcgCTAGCTGTGGCCATGCCCCCTGATAACCCGCCCATGCGCTGAGAGCCTTTGAGGTGgactgtacatatttaaataataaataacctgAGTGTGtagcattaaaaatgcattcacATTGGGTatattattttagaattattGCACAAGGCTATCAAAGGATCAGAGCAAAACCTGCATATTCTTTGTATTTCTTTGGCTtagaaaaatgtatttcttaccttgttttttttttttttttttacgaattTATGCCATGATGTGCTGTTTCCTTTAAAGGATGTAAAAAGATGTAAACAAGGAAAAACTGATGTTACGGAGAAGATTTATTTAAGCATATCTATTCCCCTTAGTTGCTACTTGACTGATAGGTTCAGTGTAGATGTGTCAATTTGTAGATAACAGTGAAAGTTACAGTAAAAGACTGTGTGAATGGTTTTGGTGCAGGGAATAACATTTCTTATCTGGAATGAAAGATACTTATTAATAACTAAGGTAGAGCTGATCACTGAACACTCTGGAGAAACCCCACAGTGCATATGTTGTCATATTTCCagaggctttttaaaaaaaataataataatgtagggTGAATTCAAATATATTGGCATGTTTTTTCCACATTGCTTTCACACAGCTTTCTTTCCATtaatgaagctttttttttttttatcctcatGGTGCTTACTATCTACATGCGAATGAAAagtatcatatatcatatcatattctAAAGAAGCATGGCTTACATTTTTGTCAAGATTGAAATTCCTTTCAGTAACATGGAATTTGGGAATCATATCTTCATTGGATTAGGCTTTTATTTTCATCCTCAATAACaggtttaaaacattatttatttgtagcataCTTATTCATGGAAgcaataaatcacatttaatacaataataggactttaaaaaaaaaaaaaaacctccaaatTTATTATCACCATATTCTAATATTGTACCACAGTAGACTAAGTAAAATTCACTACATTAATATGTTGgtctataatttatttcttacagCAATAAGAACAATGACAGGGTTTAGAAAATCTTCAGTATTATCCAAATTCATAACCAATCTTTTCCAAAATTAAGTATGCACAGATTAAGTACAATCACCTTTAAATACACTATGAggtaacattttataatgtatttttcacAGTAAGAATTAAGGAATCAACACTAATCTCTAAAATTATATGAACTAATTATGCTAAGTAAAATATTTGCATACTCCATAattaatattctatatttaCCAGTCTAACTCATATCTCTGATTTTTGAAACACcatttaatgcacataaaatcCATTAATGCATCATGTAACTGTATTGTGGGAtgttcttcattcattcatgcatgcaTTAAAATCTCAGCACTTCTCTCTCCAGTTTTTGTATTAACCTGAACTATGctgttttgttatgttttttccATCTTGAAAATGATTCAATTATTATCATACACTTATTTTGTTACGTTAGTCCATCTTATGAATATATGCATCATTACATAAATGGAATTTATTAGTCATGATaatatggaggaaaaaaaaactatccaaAGCATATGTCATTTTTGGGGTCAACTTCCTATCTGATGCTCACCACACCTTTTACATAATGTCACATCAGTTAAGACATATTTTTATCCTGCAGTTCCATTGCTAAGGCTTAGAAACATACTGTAAGTTTCGACTTTCACTTATCAGGCAGAAAATAAATACTGCCATGTTAACACTCCCAACTGACCTGATTTCACAACATACATatatgctatataaaataattaaattgcatatttgcataacattttcttctcatttgattgaaaaagaaaaaattctcTAACTTGGCTGAATTCCTGGCAGTGGCAATGTAAGAGGTGTAACAGCAGAGGGAAGTGTTGTTCTCCCTAAATATAAGAAGGCTACATTCACACTCAACCACCAGTATTTACCTTACGTAATCCCATGCAAAGCATCCAGCAGGCCTGTCTGATTTTAAAAGCACTGCCACCAGCATTCTTTTCACAAGAGTCGAAAAGTTTAAAAGTTGAAAAGAGTTTGACATTACTCAGGgcttttctgaaatgtttatcACCCGACTAATCAGGTCAAAgccaagctaaaaaaaaaaaacaaaaaaaaaacaaccaagatGAGCGCCATTGGGATAATTTGTCCTGTTAGTCTAAAGAGTTTTACAATACTTACACTCATTGatcaatttattaggaacacccatacatctgttcattcatgcaattatccaatcagccaatgcATAGAGCCATGtgaaaagcttcagttaatgttcacatcaaacatcagaattggggAGAAaggtgatctctgtgactgaaCATGGCATTCTTGGTCATGCCAGATGGGCTGTTTtaagtgtttcagaaactgctgatatactgtataactgaATAGATTTCcttctctagaatttacacagaattgtgcgaAAACAAAAACGttcagttctgtgggtggaaatgccttgttaatgagagaggtctgAGAAAAATAGCCAGTCTGCTTTCAGCTGATGGCTACAccaactcaaataatcactctttacagtcATGTTggacagaaaagcatctcggaatgcacaacacgttgaactttgaggcagatgggctacaacaacagaagaccactgaagagaggaaaaagaccaggtgaaaTTTCGTATGTGTACACTGATAGGGCTGTGTCGGTCATGAAATCCTGAGAGTCAAATGCAGTTGCAGAAGTCTTTAATTGAATAAACAACTTTTCTTAAAAATTAAAGACAGGAAAAGAACCAAAAAATGGAACAACAAAGGACTAGACtaaggaaagcaaagaaaagaaaacccaacataaaaacagaaattctTATGGTGCAAATACAACTTATACAAGCAAGGaaggaaaaacacagaattTAAATAGGGTGACTAATTAGGGAAACAAaaaacaggtgtgcacaaacacatGAAGTgagcagacaacaaaagaagaaattcaaAAAATGAGTGAAGGTGACCTCTGGTGGTCCAGGGAggaattgtccatggtggacCTGATGTTATTATTTAgtatcacttttttcccctagcTACTAATACTAGCTATGTTTGCTTGATCAAGTAAAGTTGCCTAATATAGCCACTATTAATTACATCACATTTGTAATGCCAAATAGTTTCGTTCCCAAGTTCGTTCTCTCAAACTCTTAATATCAGAAGACAGAAGAAATTTcagcttgttaccaagaaaccttTCCCTGGCACTGTTACAAAGCTGAATGTTAAATAACCATCTGCTTAGAGgaagcttcatcatatcaaggattattcatttcctttgttaaataaaagcacatttttaaatatttatatgtgtgtgtgtgtgtgtgta
This window harbors:
- the rprmb gene encoding protein reprimo B, whose protein sequence is MNWTAFNATDGGFHAGGTDSVSACCTWSSAVTDSGLAQSGAHERGSFAPNMVQVAVMCVLALTVVFGIFFLGCNLLIKSVGMINFLVTDRRYSKDVEAVIVCS